In Lineus longissimus chromosome 7, tnLinLong1.2, whole genome shotgun sequence, a genomic segment contains:
- the LOC135490919 gene encoding zinc finger and SCAN domain-containing protein 5B-like has product MASLSTEAVFQSTPEKGQIVRNDAIIEVANVLAMMSRVRGDGLYRTSPEDKKTTGPTTTLNPRKPGQRKMVKEQRLDHTYSKSQRPSSLMSSFRKPRNLGREFLIGDDDPRERTYEETKDTAQPRDGAAVSTWDSDPCFPSDSRPDPTDVITSYSTSSSLQDLLDAVNKLSRARTSPSVPLYAKKPSPKRRRTPKHTVVNDLPNDVSAEERLRQVSPVKFTERESVIFKPKTRQQCDVCLKMLSTRSTLAVHKRIHSGAMPYACSFCGKKFRDFSSYTKHDRIHTGARPYSCDVCGQGFSQSGNLKRHALKLHPGRTGHL; this is encoded by the exons atggCAAGTTTAAGTACGGAGGCAGTCTTCCAATCCACCCCAGAGAAAGGACAGATTGTCAG AAACGACGCCATCATCGAAGTGGCCAATGTCCTCGCCATGATGTCTCGCGTGCGCGGTGACGGATTATACAGAACTTCGCCCGAGGACAAGAAAACGACTGGTCCGACCACCACGCTGAATCCGAGGAAACCGGGCCAGCGAAAGATGGTGAAAGAACAACGTCTCGACCACACGTATTCCAAGTCGCAAAGACCCTCCTCGTTGATGTCCAGTTTCCGTAAACCTAGGAACCTTGGAAGGGAATTCCTAATCGGGGATGATGATCCGAGGGAGAGGACGTATGAGGAGACCAAAGACACGGCACAACCAAGAGATGGCGCCGCTGTTTCAACATGGGATTCGGATCCTTGCTTTCCGAGCGACTCCCGTCCCGACCCGACTGATGTCATCACCAGTTACTCAACTTCATCATCGTTACAAGACCTACTTGACGCTGTCAACAAGTTATCACGTGCTAGGACAAGCCCATCAGTGCCGTTATACGCTAAGAAACCGTCTCCAAAAAGACGCCGAACACCGAAACACACAGTAGTCAATGACCTACCCAACGACGTCTCAGCGGAGGAGCGTCTTCGCCAAGTGTCGCCTGTCAAATTTACCGAGAGGGAATCCGTGATCTTCAAACCGAAGACGAGACAGCAATGTGACGTCTGCCTCAAGATGCTGTCCACAAGATCGACCCTCGCCGTCCACAAGAGAATCCACTCCGGAGCTATGCCGTATGCTTGCTCATTCTGCGGGAAGAAATTCCGGGACTTTTCAAGCTATACAAAACACGATCGAATCCATACAGGGGCACGGCCTTATTCCTGTGATGTTTGCGGACAGGGCTTCTCTCAGAGTGGAAACCTTAAACGCCATGCTTTGAAACTGCATCCGGGACGCACCGGACACTTGTAA